The following proteins come from a genomic window of Aspergillus oryzae RIB40 DNA, chromosome 4:
- a CDS encoding putative SH3 domain protein (Cyk3) (TGc (transglutaminase/protease-like) domain-containing protein involved in cytokinesis), whose amino-acid sequence MTPSAPQLPSRFPCWCRAVYSWGGETKRDLGFVEGDLIECLNAGDGQWWMGRLRRDRRMVGLFPSNFVEVLGEDFVPVSRTTTGPMVQAAQSPITNPTSAPKKQKTVFRKPFQAHKEALAPSGELSRNGTSTSLVKSSIPQTPPRDGSHPRKVKPLRTPASSVRQSTPTARPSRSRPPSRAISPRPPQEPDLPSISTPTTSNQTVSRPRPPSRAVSPRPPEADPSLDPTIPTGQDLVVYRPPSRVASPRPLDQSDIAPPAVPRHSVSLSRPTSREISPLQLQEREESPPPPPPPPHRVAVNRQPSIDVPARYDMNDRYVTMPRTPSPAAHSDVNGHTPSPLRDAMEDVMTSLEDMGMSRETHSPSPRPMFDDPWSPDAYDSLRDSRSLQVMNRPLTSLGFDGEKEYQYHGGQPHRGSVYAQDHFLDGPPQLNNYVQRMESRLRQMQEQSRRGSEDVEMPEDDEEPPPPPPRNVPYHGRHNSIPAQYPYLKNRRSGQDMRAEMLNRSYTNKSSTTNSSSGVQSNGTNITTSTERTSQSLMSGPSAGGFSATSAGSYARRGIGANERPNTALDTFRTRGFSDVSRVSRPETPLTGVSYHSSHNTSRQGASSAVPWSPSGTGPEESAGVFGGLSTPKAKKQGFFKKIFESAKTGAANARSSIAVGQNGGSYSPTKGRATSPIRSSHSHRDTAREMGLGSNGIDWVQVRRDVNRASSPSRNERMERVERCHMMDYPVIYAVEELYETAEGDESIDGLPISEPTNFGSVNLSLVDKSARFVNSLPPMTNPMSLAQGYVCRPYKSDVQRLRAIFTWVSEKIAWDEPVEEVGMDLRRVLQTKRGSPQEVAFLVKEMCAAVGMHADAIKGYLKSPGELFDLDSLSRANHWWNAVLVDGEWRIMDCSLASPTNPRRSQFVTNNPSSAESWYFLTRPLEICYTHVPLSHEEQHICPPISPDVLLALPTTCPTYFKMGLQFPDYDTSVVRIEGLEVLQIRLFVPPDVECAAEIEAPAFARDADGDFFESGEVIRKRALVQPDWVNGQKRITVKAILPGDEGQGTLKVYAGKKGLMHSSRDIPHPLALTLPIIHAGENPPYDFVLRHPTPHAQRHDLYIMQPQCARLAVNNTFVFAVRQHPSSPSSSSMSSEAGVSGRISPSVFSRPASALSMVSSSAGGSSVSTVSNEFSASTSAISSGRSASGREKPAKLAIQSPSGKILRLTRKADHMISSNSNAESGTDATADGSVWETVIKIGERGTWRGLVLADRVARWCVFCEWECF is encoded by the coding sequence ATGACCCCAAGCGCACCTCAGTTGCCCTCTCGGTTCCCATGCTGGTGTCGAGCTGTCTATTCGTGGGGCGGAGAAACCAAACGAGATCTGGGGTTTGTGGAGGGGGATCTGATCGAATGCCTCAATGCCGGAGATGGTCAGTGGTGGATGGGTCGGTTACGACGAGATAGACGCATGGTGGGACTGTTTCCATCCAACTTCGTCGAGGTTCTGGGGGAGGATTTCGTTCCAGTCAGTCGGACAACAACAGGTCCTATGGTTCAGGCAGCTCAATCGCCGATCACAAATCCTACTTCAGCTCctaaaaaacaaaaaacgGTGTTTAGAAAGCCTTTCCAAGCACATAAAGAAGCGCTTGCGCCCTCAGGAGAGCTCTCCAGAAATGGGACTTCGACGTCCCTTGTCAAGAGTTCAATCCCTCAAACGCCACCTCGTGATGGCAGTCATCCCCGGAAAGTCAAGCCTCTGCGCACCCCCGCAAGCTCGGTGAGGCAATCGACTCCTACTGCTAGACCTTCGCGATCCCGGCCACCTTCACGTGCGATATCGCCTCGTCCCCCACAAGAACCTGATCTTCCGTCGATTTCCACTCCCACCACCTCAAACCAAACAGTCTCCCGACCTAGGCCTCCCTCACGAGCAGTCTCCCCCCGCCCCCCGGAAGCCGATCCATCACTGGACCCTACAATCCCCACTGGGCAGGACCTCGTGGTTTATAGGCCTCCCTCTCGTGTagcatctcctcggcctctAGACCAGTCTGATATAGCGCCACCTGCGGTACCTAGGCACAGCGTATCTTTGTCCCGGCCAACATCCCGCGAGATATCTCCGCTGCAGCTTCAGGAACGTGAAGAGTcgccgccaccgccacctCCTCCCCCACACAGAGTCGCTGTCAATCGTCAGCCGTCCATAGATGTTCCGGCTCGCTACGACATGAACGACCGTTATGTGACGATGCCGAGGACTCCCTCTCCAGCAGCACATTCAGATGTAAATGGACATACACCCTCTCCCCTGCGAGACGCAATGGAAGATGTCATGACATCTTTAGAGGATATGGGCATGTCCCGCGAGACTCATTCGCCATCTCCTCGACCGATGTTTGATGACCCATGGTCACCGGATGCTTATGACAGTCTGCGGGACAGTCGATCTTTGCAGGTCATGAATCGCCCATTAACCTCATTGGGATTTGATGGTGAAAAGGAGTATCAGTATCATGGTGGCCAGCCGCATAGGGGCAGCGTATACGCGCAGGATCACTTCCTCGACGGACCTCCACAGTTGAACAACTACGTAcaaaggatggaaagccgGCTTCGTCAGATGCAGGAGCAAAGCCGAAGAGGATCTGAAGATGTAGAAATgccagaggatgatgaggaacctcctccgccaccaccCCGAAATGTTCCTTACCACGGAAGACACAATTCCATTCCGGCCCAGTACCCCTATTTGAAGAACCGCCGTTCTGGACAGGACATGAGAGCGGAAATGCTCAACCGGAGCTACACTAACAAGTCGAGTACTACAAATTCTTCGAGTGGCGTGCAGAGTAACGGGACCAACATAACAACGAGCACCGAAAGAACCAGTCAGAGCCTAATGAGTGGTCCATCAGCTGGCGGCTTTAGTGCCACCAGTGCAGGGAGTTATGCCCGGAGAGGGATTGGAGCAAATGAGCGGCCCAATACCGCACTGGACACTTTCCGCACAAGAGGGTTCAGTGATGTATCAAGAGTCTCGCGGCCCGAAACCCCCCTAACCGGAGTATCATACCACTCGAGTCATAATACCTCTCGACAGGGCGCTTCATCAGCCGTTCCCTGGTCACCTTCGGGCACTGGACCCGAAGAGTCTGCCGGAGTATTCGGAGGCCTTTCCAcccccaaagccaagaaacaagGGTTTTTCAAAAAGATTTTTGAATCTGCAAAGACCGGTGCCGCTAATGCCAGAAGTAGCATCGCAGTTGGGCAAAATGGCGGGTCCTATTCACCTACCAAGGGTAGAGCGACTTCTCCAATACGCTCTTCACACTCTCACCGTGATACTGCTCGGGAGATGGGACTCGGCAGTAATGGCATTGATTGGGTCCAAGTGCGGCGCGATGTGAACCGAGCAAGCTCTCCCAGCCGAAACGAAAGGATGGAGAGAGTTGAGCGATGCCACATGATGGATTATCCAGTTATTTACGCGGTGGAAGAGCTCTATGAAACCGCCGAAGGTGATGAAAGCATTGATGGTCTACCAATCAGTGAACCAACCAACTTTGGCTCCGTCAATTTATCCCTTGTTGACAAGAGTGCTCGATTCGTTAACAGCCTTCCCCCCATGACCAACCCTATGAGTCTCGCACAAGGGTATGTCTGCCGGCCTTACAAGAGTGATGTTCAAAGGCTTCGCGCCATCTTTACTTGGGTCAGTGAGAAGATTGCCTGGGATGAGCctgttgaagaagttgggaTGGACCTCAGGCGGGTACTGCAGACAAAAAGGGGAAGTCCTCAGGAAGTTGCGTTCCTCGTTAAAGAAATGTGTGCCGCGGTTGGCATGCACGCCGACGCAATTAAAGGGTATCTCAAGTCTCCTGGCGAATTATTTGACTTGGACAGCCTATCCCGAGCCAATCATTGGTGGAATGCTGTACTAGTTGATGGTGAATGGCGCATCATGGACTGTTCGTTAGCAAGCCCAACCAACCCGCGGAGGAGCCAGTTCGTTACCAACAACCCTTCCTCGGCAGAAAGTTGGTATTTCCTTACCCGTCCTCTCGAGATCTGTTATACACATGTACCTCTTTCtcatgaagaacaacataTTTGCCCTCCTATTTCCCCCGACGTGCTTCTTGCTCTGCCTACGACTTGTCCAACGTATTTCAAGATGGGCCTGCAGTTTCCTGATTACGATACCAGTGTTGTTCGAATTGAGGGTCTGGAGGTCTTACAAATCCGTCTATTCGTACCTCCAGATGTAGAATGTGCCGCCGAAATCGAAGCTCCCGCCTTCGCCCGCGACGCAGATGGTGACTTCTTCGAAAGTGGAGAGGTGATACGCAAGCGTGCCCTAGTGCAGCCCGACTGGGTCAACGGTCAAAAGCGAATCACTGTCAAAGCCATCTTACCAGGCGACGAAGGACAGGGCACGCTCAAGGTGTatgcgggaaagaaagggcTAATGCACTCCAGTCGAGACATTCCGCATCCTCTAGCCCTCACGCTCCCAATCATTCATGCTGGGGAGAACCCACCATATGATTTCGTGCTTCGTCATCCAACCCCTCATGCCCAGCGTCATGATTTGTATATCATGCAGCCCCAGTGCGCAAGACTTGCAGTCAACAATACCTTCGTCTTCGCCGTACGGCAACATCCTTCCTCgccgtcatcttcgtcgatgAGCAGTGAAGCAGGTGTCAGTGGGCGAATCTCTCCATCTGTGTTCTCTCGACCCGCCAGTGCACTTAGCATGGTCTCCAGCTCTGCCGGTGGGTCCTCTGTGTCCACCGTCTCCAATGAATTTTCCGCGTCGACGTCAGCTATCTCATCAGGTCGGTCAGCATCCGGGCGGGAGAAACCGGCCAAATTAGCGATACAATCGCCGTCAGGCAAGATCCTGCGATTGACTCGGAAAGCCGACCACATGATCAGTTCTAACTCCAATGCCGAATCAGGGACCGATGCTACAGCTGACGGTAGTGTCTGGGAAACGGTCATTAAAATCGGAGAACGGGGTACCTGGAGAGGCTTGGTCCTCGCGGATCGTGTCGCCCGGTGGTGTGTCTTCTGTGAATGGGAATGTTTTTAG
- a CDS encoding multicopper oxidase (multicopper oxidases), with product MAPLKTLVALLSANVLTSVLAELVKFEVDLTWAKGSPDGNLRDMIFVNDQFPAPQLTLNQYDDVEFTVNNHMPFNATVHFHGIVQLNTPWSDGVPGLTQKPILPGGTFTYRWTATEYGTYWYHAHARSLMADGLYGAIWINPAPEIPQPFHLISDDEKDIEAMQKAESDPKLVILSDWSHYTSEEYQKIMEESGSISCVDSILINGRGRVHCPGADFINSLQTDYLKASIDNLPLTDKGCYPKIYKTQGSFPRNDSKVPPGLESGCVATAGTHEIIEVDPEDGWVSMKFISAAWLKAVIASIDEHPMWIYEVDGHYIEPQLAHTMVMYNGERYSAMIKLDKTPKDYTIRIPDTNADQIIAGFATMRYKGSDQTGESEPYVDYGGLNTTADVIALNESILVPYPSIQLPTAADQLINLTFGRRESAYQWTLEGKQLYDVMANYDDPILYNLTAKENLGDKVTVQTQNGTWVDVLLQVGIMPNTPPIQAPHIIHKHSNKAFIVGEGDGFFNWTSVAEAATERPELFEFERPRLRDTFMVLGLLGPRWMVIRYQVVNPGPFLIHCHIETHLANGMGVALLDGVDEWPEVPPEYAL from the exons ATGGCGCCTTTAAAAACCCTCGTGGCCTTGCTTAGTGCCAATGTGCTTACTTCGGTATTGGCAGAGCTTGTTAAATTCGAGGTGGATCTGACTTGGGCGAAAGGCTCTCCAGACGGCAACCTTCGAGATATGATCTTTGTGAATGATCAATTCCCCGCCCCTCAGTTGACACTGAACCAatatgatgatgttgag TTCACGGTGAATAATCATATGCCTTTCAATGCTACCGTTCATTTTCATGGGATAGT ACAACTCAACACCCCATGGTCGGATGGCGTTCCTGGCTTGACGCAGAAGCCTATTTTACCAGGAGGGACCTTTACCTATCGATGGACCGCCACAGAATATGGCACGTATTGGTACCATGCTCACGCCCGTTCCCTGATGGCGGACGGGCTCTACGGAGCTATTTGGATCAA CCCCGCTCCCGAGATCCCACAGCCTTTCCACTTGATatccgatgatgaaaaggataTTGAAGCCATGCAAAAAGCAGAGAGTGACCCTAAGCTCGTCATTTTATCGGACTGGTCACACTATACTTCGGAGGAATACCAAAAAATCATGGAGGAGAGTGGG TCCATCAGCTGCGTTGACAGTATTCTGATTAATGGACGAGGGCGCGTACATTGTCCTGGAGCCGATTTTATCAACAGCCTTCAAACGGACTATTTGAAAGCCTCAATTGATAACCTGCCGCTAACAGATAAAGG ATGTTATCCTAAAATCTACAAGACCCAAGGAAGCTTCCCCCGAAACGACTCAAAGGTTCCACCTGGACTAGAGTCAGGCTGCGTCGCCACAGCTGGGACTCATGAAATAATTGAAGTTGACCCGGAGGACGGATGGGTCAGTATGAAATTCATCAGTGCCGCGTGGCTTAAAGCTGTTATCGCATCGATCGACGAGCACCCGATGTGGATCTACGAAGTTGACGGCCATTATATTGAGCCTCAACTCGCACACACTATGGTGATGTACAATGGCGAGCGCTATTCTGCAATGATCAAACTCGACAAGACACCGAAAGACTATACAATTAGAATTCCCGACACAAACGCTGATCAGATCATCGCGGGCTTTGCAACTATGAGATACAAAGGCAGTGATCAAACTGGGGAATCCGAGCCCTATGTTGATTATGGCGGATTAAACACAACCGCTGACGTGATCGCCTTGAACGAGAGTATTTTGGTACCGTACCCAAGCATCCAGCTTCCGACAGCTGCCGACCAGCTGATCAACCTCACCTTTGGTCGGCGGGAGTCGGCGTATCAGTGGACACTTGAAGGGAAGCAGTTGTATGACGTGATGGCCAACTACGACGATCCGATCCTCTACAACCTGACTGCGAAGGAGAACTTGGGCGATAAGGTTACCGTTCAAACCCAGAATGGAACTTGGGTTGATGTTTTACTTCAGGTGGGTATAATGCCGAACACCCCACCTATTCAGGCGCCCCATATCATTCACAAGCACTCAAACAAAGCCTTCATCGTCGGGGAAGGCGATGGGTTCTTCAACTGGACGAGTGTCGCCGAAGCAGCCACGGAAAGACCGGAGCTCTTCGAATTTGAGCGACCGCGATTGCGGGATACTTTTATGGTACTGGGTCTTCTTGGTCCCAGATGGATGGTCATTCGGTACCAAGTAGTTAACCCAGGTCCTTTCCTCATCCATTGCCATATTGAAACACATCTAGCCAATGGTATGGGGGTTGCTTTACTTGATGGCGTCGACGAATGGCCGGAGGTTCCACCGGAATATGCTCtttga
- a CDS encoding 1-aminocyclopropane-1-carboxylate deaminase/D-cysteine desulfhydrase (1-aminocyclopropane-1-carboxylate deaminase) — protein MSFSLPETFAKLPRYPLLYPYPSPIHPLPALTRHLNHNPRSAPAVSLFAKREDHSSPLACAGNKYRKLEYIVPDILSNSSLHGPGERSEAKATTTLVTEGAIQSNHTVQVASVARRLGLEAIVILHKATGGGLTASSDKDVFLRTGNVQIARLLGAEVRMLEDSSTVDNSDPITPILEGLRAQGKVPYWIPSGASLHPLGGLGYARCAFEIAAQEKEQLGENGRFDYVFVACGSGSTVGGLIAGFKLLQKIEAQRQDENAERVIGRKVIGILNSPTKPREYHEGRVLNFARRAAYLIGLDPERDVTPEDVQLDDRFAGTAYGELDQTSKKTLAFLAQEEGVIVDPVYTVKVMRGVMHWVQVGELIRDWSRRLESSPSEGRVNALFIHTGGQSALSAYADIE, from the coding sequence ATgtccttctctctcccagAAACCTTCGCAAAGCTCCCCAGATACCCTCTTCTATATCCCTACCCCTCTCCCAttcatcctctcccagcACTAACCAGACACCTCAATCACAACCCCAGATCCGCCCCCGCAGTCTCCCTCTTCGCAAAGCGCGAAGACCACTCCTCCCCACTCGCCTGTGCAGGCAACAAGTACCGCAAACTCGAGTATATTGTCCCTGACATCCTGTCTAATTCAAGTTTGCATGGACCCGGAGAAAGATCAGAAGCAAAGGCTACCACCACCCTGGTGACCGAGGGTGCTATCCAAAGCAATCATACAGTGCAAGTCGCCTCGGTAGCGCGACGACTCGGACTCGAAGCAATTGTTATTCTCCATAAAGCTACAGGAGGCGGTTTAACTGCCAGTTCAGATAAGGATGTTTTTCTACGCACGGGTAACGTGCAAATTGCCCGGCTTCTAGGAGCGGAGGTGCGGATGCTCGAGGATAGTTCGACGGTGGATAACAGTGACCCGATTACGCCTATTCTGGAGGGATTGCGTGCTCAGGGGAAGGTGCCCTACTGGATTCCTTCGGGGGCTAGTTTGCATCCCTTGGGTGGGCTGGGGTATGCGCGGTGCGCATTTGAAATTGCGGCGCAGGAAAAGGAGCAACTGGGAGAAAATGGCCGGTTCGATTATGTATTTGTTGCGTGTGGGAGTGGAAGTACCGTGGGAGGCTTGATTGCGGGGTTCAAATTACTGCAGAAAATCGAGGCACAGCGACAGGATGAAAATGCAGAGAGGGTTATTGGTCGTAAGGTCATCGGGATCTTGAATTCCCCTACCAAGCCGCGAGAATATCATGAAGGTCGAGTGCTCAACTTTGCCCGGCGTGCGGCATATCTCATTGGACTGGACCCTGAGCGGGACGTCACACCGGAAGATGTCCAGTTAGACGATCGGTTTGCTGGCACAGCCTACGGAGAACTGGACCAGACATCCAAGAAGACCCTGGCATTTCTAGCGCAGGAAGAAGGGGTCATCGTTGATCCTGTGTACACAGTCAAGGTTATGAGAGGCGTAATGCACTGGGTACAGGTGGGCGAACTCATCAGAGACTGGTCACGCCGCCTTGAGAGCTCGCCCAGCGAAGGTCGAGTAAATGCACTATTTATCCACACCGGTGGGCAGTCGGCCCTAAGTGCGTATGCAGACATCGAGTGA
- a CDS encoding putative exopolyphosphatase (exopolyphosphatases and related proteins) — MANNSEHTLFRFLKAALQTHHRFLSGALTRAEAPVYVIGNPSADLDSIISAITYSYFANNTDRHHVPLINLPNVPSGSELHRLRPEFVKALWLSTHPPARGEQPWEETPESAGAILHDHILTVADFNAHMEEKGKVNEKYQISADAVLVDWNALPNDTPDGQKGKGSLDGLPTVEFNVIGCVDHHQDDGFLRPGIQPKVIEKSGSCTSLVIHTLNKRGIWSEGRAEDSHTRRMAAEEQVASLAITPVLIDTANLTAKDKVTQFDIQAVDFLTPKFNKGATDKDKLYAQVLEAKQNSLDLLTVDEILDRDYKQWTETSPREPGTPLNIGFCSMVRSIPWVVRKAGSPQEFLDAVYEFASKRELGIVVVMAAFSSSDDKFHRELFVCALDEGLAVDALENFVKQSNSQLGLKEWSSLDGDGMAIKDLLNSDGAHKWRHIWTATDITKSRKQVAPMMREAVTSLK; from the coding sequence ATGGCCAATAATTCCGAGCACACTCTTTTCCGGTTCTTAAAAGCTGCTCTGCAGACACACCACCGGTTTCTCTCTGGCGCATTGACACGCGCAGAAGCACCCGTCTACGTCATCGGCAATCCCTCCGCGGACCTCGACTCTATCATCTCCGCGATAACCTACTCATACTTCGCCAACAACACTGACCGGCACCATGTTCCCCTGATAAACCTACCGAACGTTCCATCGGGCTCTGAGCTGCACCGGTTGCGACCGGAGTTCGTCAAAGCTTTATGGTTGTCAACTCACCCCCCGGCGCGAGGTGAGCAACCATGGGAGGAGACACCCGAATCGGCCGGGGCGATCCTCCACGACCATATCCTCACCGTGGCAGATTTCAACGCACAcatggaggagaaaggaaaggttAACGAAAAATATCAGATAAGCGCCGATGCGGTTCTTGTAGACTGGAATGCACTGCCAAACGACACCCCGGACggacagaaaggaaagggtaGTTTAGACGGGCTGCCGACGGTTGAATTCAACGTGATAGGCTGCGTTGACCATCACCAAGACGATGGATTCCTTCGTCCCGGTATCCAACCGAAAGTCATTGAGAAGAGCGGGTCATGCACATCGCTTGTTATACACACGCTGAACAAGCGGGGAATATGGTCGGAGGGAAGAGCAGAAGATTCCCACACCCGACGAATGGCAGCCGAGGAGCAAGTAGCCTCGCTTGCCATAACCCCCGTTCTTATTGATACCGCCAACCTCACAGCGAAAGACAAAGTAACCCAATTCGACATCCAGGCTGTGGATTTCCTGACCCCCAAATTCAACAAGGGCGCAACGGACAAAGACAAGCTCTATGCGCAAGTCCTCGAGGCAAAGCAGAACAGCCTAGACCTTCTGACTGTCGATGAGATCCTGGATCGCGACTACAAGCAGTGGACCGAGACGTCTCCCCGCGAACCAGGGACACCCCTTAACATCGGCTTCTGCTCTATGGTCAGGTCGATTCCGTGGGTTGTTCGCAAGGCAGGGTCCCCGCAAGAGTTCCTGGATGCAGTGTACGAGTTTGCCTCTAAACGGGAATTGGGCATTGTCGTTGTCATGGCGGCTTTCAGTTCGAGTGATGACAAGTTTCATAGAGAATTGTTTGTGTGTGCGCTTGACGAGGGCCTTGCAGTTGATGCGCTGGAGAATTTCGTTAAGCAGTCCAACTCGCAGTTGGGTCTTAAGGAGTGGTCTTCTCTCGATGGTGACGGGATGGCTATTAAGGACCTTCTTAATAGCGACGGTGCCCACAAGTGGAGGCATATCTGGACAGCAACGGATATTACGAAGAGCAGGAAGCAGGTTGCCCCGATGATGCGGGAAGCTGTGACCTCTTTGAAATAG